In Cryptomeria japonica chromosome 5, Sugi_1.0, whole genome shotgun sequence, the genomic window tccttcacccttctcccctactttgtcttggcctcagcccacctattccactcattagtcataaccatgagttgcaatgcctcttgcaactcaatcattctctccaagagaatgaaataggatgcatatctagtctcaactggtttcaagaactccttcttcgtgaaggtcctgaagagtgcatgtgaagtgtggtggttgcagacaaacatctgcacatctctcgcatcggtgaccagtcctctaatccagtcaatcttccccatgtccttgagtgcattgttcatggcatgcacacaacatggggtccaccaaatgtgtctataggctgcctcaacaagtctccctgctgctctacacacataggctacatctgtcactacttggaccacattttgtggcccaacctcctcaatagcctccctgaggacctgaaactggaaatcagcatctttacgatgcctTGTACAATCAACTTCTCTAAGGAAGTATgagccctctgcacatgtgaccatgacgttgatgagtggacgatggctaatgttcatccacccatccataactatgctgcaccctgatgccacccaacatgccttcatcttctccatcaaaatattgatcttggaatagcttttatccaagatcaaggtcctcattttcgtctcccctggtggcacataagatggtcctcccttggccaccatatccatcatcttcctataataaggagaccgtgtaacatgaaatggaatgccattggcaaagaagaaattgccaatggattcatctatctcatctcttagctgcacattaaacatatcagcaatggggttgctctaTGGTGTATGCAACCTACGTTTCCCAGCCCTAGCAAcagtagaagtggaagtagatggagatccaaacatcattcctcccccctgcgaagcatgataagtatgtgaCACTGACACATTCTGGTTGTCGTGAAgtgatgccctagcagacaaagtagtaggcattgaaatatttgtgtcacctggaaccccccaaagcctgttaaactcaattctgtactgtatatttttgggttcctccaaaaacttacaatgtttcacgccttttcctctccaaaacaaaaagtgtgcattcaccctgctaatgctaccgaaccattctctgtcacaaatattgcacttccacttccttgtttccccacttgaatgtgatgtaGTGCCTTGTACTAATAttcgtgaagcaaactgttttagaggagacttaggatcaaaatgacccctagcatatggtgccaacaactctaaagggcaacctgtactagctggtgcacttgccatagaactagattgggctccaggatcagccccatggtcacccccctcattttcaggttcatattctgaatcattctcactatgagaatggatttccatgtcatcttcactcatgccttgggagctcattgtgaaattgacactgcatttcacaaaataaaaataaaaataaaattagccttgtttaacaatatatttttaaatttttttcctattcatctcaaaatgagatttgatgttgaatcttgagggcaaaatgatgaatcattttgccctcaagattcaacatcaaatctcattttgagtcttgagatgaatagggaaaaaaaattaaaaaaatgacatagaacaatgaaaatcagaaagtaaaacaaaaaaaaaacaagaagaagttgaaaaaccctaccttgtgcttgaaaaatctctccaaaatgtagaagaatcttcttcttcctcttcttcttgcttcttctagctcctatcacgcttgcaatcacttttctcaccccttcaatcaatcttcctcaagtatttcctcctcttcaagttgttggaaaaaaaatcagttttccaaaatgagagtgaaatccaaaataaacatgcttttgtgttgttttggggggtagggtggggcccatgtccaattagggttaccccttaaccccccccaaaaggcacatgttttaaaaaaactttaaaaagtgACGTGGAGACGCGGGGACATCTCCACGTCCCGGCAgcgtttgggtggcggtggcgggacggcgagggacgtcgcgtccccgtccccccgtccccgaaacgtctctgacggggggacgcgcccaaaaaggagggggacgcgtccccgtggaacactgattTCCAACACCCATTTTGGATAGTGAGAGAGATCTTCATAAACTCCATAGAGAGATCTTTGGTAATTCCAACGTCCACTAATACGCGTGGAATAGTAGTGGCTAATAATTTGAAGAACCGTCATCAACCCTTAAATTTTTTCTCTAAGAAATTTCTAATTGCTCCAAAACACGACCCAAACCAAAACTGTAAGGGAATATTCAAGAATCTAAGTAATTGTACTTTATAATTCAAATTCGGAAATCAAATGCTTTAAATTTGAGTCACATATATTGAAGTCATCCAACTATTTTGGAACAATTTATATTTATAGAGCATCCAATAAAGCAGTGAACATATCAAAATAGTGGATTCATCTCCCGTCGCCATCCCTCACACCATTCTCATCTCTTAAAGATGAGCCGAATTTATCGCGACTTACAAGTAAATGGTGAAAACTTCATTCTTGGCTCTTGAGACGCGCTTTCATGTTCCATGTGGAAATTTGTAACTTGTTTATAACGTATTTAAACACCAATTTGGTTTAGTCAAGATGTCAGATCGTTGTGGTTCGTGATAGAGATTTGGGAGCCAAATTTCTAATTAATTGTTTTTATTGCTCAATATTTGAATTCAACGCTCCTAGAAATTATTACGATGTTGTCGCTGGAAATGTGAATGGAAATAAACTCGTATGCGCTGTCAATTTAATTGTACTAGTCATATTTATTTTGGAGAAATTTGCGCACTTCGGAAAACTCGCTGATTTAATCTCTCTCAGGAATATGAAGTGGGCCCCATGGACAAGTTTTCCTCAACTTCCCAAAATAAAGGTGCTGTACACAGAATAGGAAATAATTGAAGTCCCGAAAACAATCCCGAAACTTGTGGGTGTCTAAGCACGACAAGCGATTAATTTGTTGTCAACATCAAGCTACAAGTGTTTCCCACAAGCGATAACTTTGTTAGTTTTGTTTGGACCGTTGGTAGTAATCATCATGAATGTGTAATATTCATTATTAGGTTGAATATTACAATGATGAATCTTTATAAAAGAAAAAGGGAATCTTAGATAAATCTTAGGTTATAAATATATTATGATAATGTCATTTTGGACGTAAAAAGAACATGATCTTAGTGATCTTAAAATATTAGTGTGAAGAGGACATGAGTAATCAAATAATCAATTAGGTAAATACTCTTTAACACTCTCTTAAGTGAAATACAGGGAGAAGCTATAACATTTAAGTGATGAATGCATAAAAAGAAAAGGACGGGTCTTGAAAATTAGGCTTGATGAGGTACTCGTGCAAATGAAGAAATATCTCTCTtaattagagaaaaaaaaaattattgttggaaaaaacttctttCCTAAAGAGAAATAAAGTCTAGAAAAAAAGTAGGGAAGTAAAGAACACTAAAATGTGAAGAAGTTGGAAAGAAATGTTGAAAGATGAATACTATAGTGATGTAACTAAGGAACCTCCTCCAAAACTAAGATTAAGGATAGGatttaaaagaaaagaaatatgCATGTGCCCACAATGACAGTAATCAAGCAGAGGTGACAATCTAATAGTCAAAGATATGAATAGAAAATTAATCAATGTAAGTGACCTATTGTGCCTTACACTCAAATCCCATTTTCTATAGCTTGGCCAAATGACGACCCCCTtctatgtaaggaagttaagtagaggaACAACTTCATAGACTAACCTTGGGAGGAGGGTGATGTAATACATTTATAGATTTTTACAAGAACTAgagaaacttaacataaataaacatacaTAGCATTGCATACCACAACATTGTgatatacatggagaaaacccTTCGAGGAGAGAAACCCCACAATTCAAAAATTGCCCAATATATTCtttagaaatgaacacaaattacaatatacttataAAGCAAGCTTATTATAGGAGTTTCACCAATGGAGGTCTAGAGGAAGCTCAATATCTATTAGACCCTTCAAATACATCACAATACATAACTGTAACATAATatcctcataaaatagggttgcaTTTGAGGGAAAATAATTCACAAAAGATATCTACCATTAGATCTATGACCTGATGATAAAAAATCAAGATTCACAATGATAAGTTATAAGTGAAATGCAACCCGCTATAGATTGGGGCATTTCCCTTGAAGCCCCATGGTTTGGGGTGTTGGCCTTGAACCGCCATGATTGGAAGCAAGCCCTCGTATCTCCATTACTCATGTATCAATAGTAACCTCTTATCAACAATACCCTTTTATTATTGGAAGGAGAAGAATTTTTCTCTTTAGAAATTTTTTGTTGTGGTCGACAACTTGAAGCCTTTAGAGGACCCATAGAAAAATAAGGTTGGGATGCTTGAGATAGGTAGAAAGGTTTTCTTCTACCAATTGTGCATAGTTGAATGCAACATCAAGTGTTACTAGAGTAGTATATTTCAAAGTTCCCTAAACAAGTTTTCCTATAAACCACTCTTGAAATTTAGGATTAGAGTATCATCTAGATCTTGTACTCAAAGTAATATACATAGTTTGTTTAATTAGTAGATGTAATCTTACATAGACAATTTTCATCCCTGTCATAGACAAAGCCACTTCATATGAAAACATTGATCATAGTTAGAAGGATAAATTGTATCCTTGAAAGCTATGGCAAGTCAATTCCATGTGGTGATTACATATTGAGCATTTTACCATCCAATAACCAAAACCTTAGTGACattagagaacaacaagtttgCAAATGAAACTTTGTCATCACCAAGGATTTCCTTCTAGGAAAACCACGTCTCCATGTCATGAATTGAAGTGTAGAGCACATCAGGATCTTAGGATCCATCATAAATATTGACCTCACATTTGGCTAGAGGTTCATGGCCTTCGAGACTAGGAAACCATTGAACTCCAACATCAATGACTTTATTAGTCAATGTGATttgtacacaaagaaattcaacaAGTCACTTAGCCAAATTAGCATCTTTATTATTATGAGTTAAATATAGTGAAATTCTTTATACCTCCCAAAAATAAAAACAGCCAAGCAATATGTACCAACACTATATGAAGCTTAGGttttcacaaaaaaaattaatttgagagATGCATGAAAGCTAGAAGAAAACCTCACAATAAGCATCCTTGAATCTTTAATTTTTAAGCCAAATTCTAATTAGATCACTACCTATGAAATTAATACTATCCTACGTAAACTCAAAATATATACTTTTAAAATATTTTGGATAACTATAATAAActattataaaatgaaaaatataacttatttattttgaaaagaaaaattatgCCAAAAATAATAAAACCATGTTTTTTCACTCAAAACCAACTAGACCATCTATTTATCTTTATAAGAAATAATTACACTAACATTACTAAAACTATTGCAACATTCTCATAAACATAACAAAATTTGAATATATAAAGTATTGTGGAAAGATTAGACTGTGACCTTTGAAACCCATAAACTATTTAAAAATATTACTTATAAAAATTGTTGCTAGTGAATGAAAATATGACTTTTGAAAGAAAATTAACAATATAAgcaaaaataaaatttattgttgTTCCAAAAAACACTCTTgaaatatttatattttcttttaaaactATTTCTTATGCGATTAAAATCAAAGGCTATTAATGGCATATTGCAAATTTCTAAaccttttatttattaattattacttTTCCATTCTTCATTATATTTTCCTTTCCAATCTAATTTATTTTCATTGGGTTTTAATTGTGACTGCTTGACAATCCATAATTGTTGAGATTGTCAGTCAATATCGATATCAACACTGCATACTTTATTCTGAATTTCTAAATCAGTAATTTTTCTTTGGCATCCCAAATTAGAGAGTATGAAAAAGATAAGCGTGTTTCATCTGTACTGAACTGACACAACTAACAAAGAAATATAAAGCTTTTTAAGCCTCTGTTTTGTTACATTACATCTTCCACTGCCCATACATGTTAGACGACTGTAATAATAGTTTGGCTGTTGTTAGACTCATATCCATACAAATGAAAACATTAtactcaaaaatatttttttctttttctgttgGCCACACGTTTTTGAATATTTGGGAACGAAAGAAAACAACATCTTAACCTTTTGCACATAAAGAGAGGAGAACAGTATGTTACACAGTTTGCATATTTTCAATATGTATAAACTGCTATTATGATACACGAGTTTGAACAGCTTACAAGCTGTTAAAAGACTATAGATTATGGCACAGGTTTGACGTGAAAGAGGACTAGCCTGTGTTGGAAGACAAACTTGAGACTAGGAAACATAAAGGACTAAAACTTTTAATTTAAGTTGTAATATTTAAAATGTAGAACTTTGACTACCAGATGCCAATGCTTCTGTGGGGTTGGTACTGCGCAGGAGATCTGATATGGTAGATGTCAAATTGGAAGCAGCTGCACCTCCCATCAAAGATGTCTTCAGCCTCTCCAAGGCATTCGCTACATCTCTCATGGAAGGCCGCTCTCTTGGTGATTCACTGCTACAAAGCAAAGCAGCATGTATAAAAGAAAGAAGACATCTGTTGTCTTCCatgttttcattcacatctttgatCACCTCACTATCAACAACATCTGCCAACCTGTCTGGAAATGCCAACCTCACCCACTTTGGCAAGTTCATGTCTCCCACAAACATGTCATCACTTGGCCTCTTCCTTGTAACCATCTCTAATATCAGAATTCCATAACTATAAACATCTCCCTTGGTAGAAACATTCCCACCCAATCCATACTCTGCAATAAATTTTATTCATGAAATTATTAAAAGGATAATAAAGTAAAAGATAATGCTAATATAGAGATAACTCAAGAATGTTACCTGGAGCAATATAGCCAATGGATCCTTTGAGTGCAAATGTTGTGGTACTCAATGAATCTATGGAATTTGTAGTAATTAAACGGGATATACCAAAATCAGTGACAAGGGCTGTCATGTTGGCATCCAGGAGCACATTGCTAGGTTTTAAATCACAGTGCACAATTTGTAGAGGACAATCATGATGCAAATATTCCATGCCATGGCCTACATCTATAGCAATGTTCAAACACTCACTCAATCCCAATTTACAAAAGCCCTCATCATCTCTATGAGGGTGCAGATGTTTTTCCAAGCTCCCATTAGAGGCAAACTGAAGAACCAAACCTTTGAAACCAGGGTAGAAAAAGGCACTTATGATTTTGATGAGGTTACGGTGCCGAATCCTCCCTAACAATTTGCACTCTATTTTAAAACTCTTAATAGCTTCTTCATTTTGAAAATTAAGAGTCTTGATGGCAATTATCTTGCCATCTCTCAAGATGCCTTTGTAGACTGACCCAAAGTTACCCACTCCAAGCAAGTTTGACTCATCAAATCCAGATGTTGCACTGACAAGATCTTGATAAGAAAATTTTAGGTAGCTGAGCCTTTGAAAAATAAAGCTTGAGGGACGGACTGGCTTCCCTGAAAATTTGTGCCTCCATAGTATTACTAGAATGAAGAAGCATAATACAAATGCAATGGCTCCAATAACTGATAAGATTACTCTTTTTAGCAGGGAATGCTTTTCCTGGATCTGATTAGGGCATGAAGGCAATGAATATTTTTTTGCGCCACATAGGGCAGGGTTCCCCACCAACAATAACGCAACGGTTCTATTTGGAAAGACCCCTGCTTCTGGAATCTGTCCTGACAAATTATTGAAAGAAAGATCCATTTCTTGGAGATTTTTTAATTTGGAGAGTGTATATGGTATTGGACCGACAAAGGCGTTGTGGGACAGATTTAGACGCTCTAATGCTGTGCAATCTCCTAGGGAGATTGGAATGACACCAGTAAGTTGATTTCCAGATAGATCTATAGCTTGAGCCATTACAATTTTGCTCATCTCCCGTGGCAACGGCCCTTGCAGAGAATTCCATGAAAGATTGAGGTAGAATTGCAGGTTTTCAAGGCTGGCAATGACTTCACTAGGTATCCTTCCCCCTAGTTTATTGTGAGATAAGTCAAGGAGCTCTAACTTCTGACATCCCTCGAAACTAACAGGGATCTTCCCTGAGAAGTTGTTGTGCTGAAGAAAAAGACGTCTTAGCTGCTGGGAACTACAAAGATAATCTGGTATATTTCCAGATAACTGGTTGTCACGAAGAGATAAGAGTCCGAGATGTTGCATTTGACCTATCTCGCTTGGAATGCTTCCTTCTAATTTGTTCTCACCCAGATACAATCTCTCCAACTCACGGAATCCTTTAATTCCAGATGGAATATTGCCGCTCAAAAGATTACCGGATAAAGCTAAGTAAGTTAAGTTTGTGAGATTGACAATCTGTTGGGGTATACTTCCGCTTATCCAGTTGTATGATAAATCAAAGTAATTGAGATTAGAAGATAGTTGGCCTATGGATGGCGGCAATATACCAGTGAAAGTATTATTTGCCATTGATATTTCTTGCAAGTGGGAGCAATTTGTAAGAGCAGTGAGAAAGGCCAATGTGTTGGTTCTGTCACTGACAAGTTGATTGCTGTGTACGTGAAGATGTGTAAGAAGTTTCAACTTACCAAGCTCCATTGGAACCGTTCCACTGAGTTGGTTTTGGTCTAAAGAAAGTATTTCGAGACTGGAACAATTTCCCAAGGTGTTTGGTATGTTTCCACTAAGCCGATTTCCCCATAAAGTAAGGTATACCAAATTGGAGAGCTTGGAACCAATTTCCCATGGAATATGTCCACTTAGCCGGTTGCGTAGTAATTCTAATCCATTCAATTTTGAGAGATTTGTTAAAGAGCTCGGAATGGGGCCGTAGAGCTCATTTACGGCCATATCCAATTCAACTAAGGCAGACAGGTTTTGGAAAGTGGGCGAAATGGTACCCGTGAGACTGTTTGTCCCCAAGTAGAGGTACTTCAAACTTGCGAGAAGGCTCAGCTCAGGCGGAATGTTGCCATGCAGTTGGTTAAAAGAGAGTGCCAGCTCATACAATCTACGACATGCGGAGAGAGCGGGCGGAATGGCTCCTTGTAATTGATTTCTGTGAAGCAAGAGTATCTGTAGATTTGGGAGTTGGCCGAGTTGAGGTGGAATGGTACCAGTGAGGTTATTGTAGGAGAGATCAAGAGATCGAAGAGAGGAGAGATTCCCGAGCACAGAAGAAATGGTTCCTTTCAATTTATTATCATTCAGGCTGAGTATCCATAGATTTCGGAGTTGGCCGATTTGAGGTGGAATGGTACCAGTGAGGTAATTGCCCGAGAGATCTAGGGATCGAAGAGACGAGAGATTCCCTAGCACGGGAGGTATGGTGCCATCTAAACTCATTTGGGCTAAATTGATGGCACGGGCAGAGTGAGAATCGAAGTGACAAATAACACCAGTCCAATTGCAGAAGGGCTGAAAGAGAGTCCAGTCGGCCAGAGAAGCGCCGTTTTTAGAAACGACTGCTTTGAATCGCAATAGTAAGTCTTGTTGtcgttgttgatgatgatgagaatGAGGAAGAGCGGAGATTAGAAATATGGAAAGCATTAAAGGTAACAGCATAACTAGAGCAGCCATGGTAGATCAAACGACTGTGAGGCAGACGAAACACACAAGGCAAGCACTTGAGGATAATAGAATGTAATGGAATGGAGGGGGATAAATAGATTAGGGAAATCGGTCCCTGCAGATTATTGCGATGCCCGCTAGGTTATACACTTACGCTTCATTGATTTTAAACTTAATTTGAGTTGCATTGCACAAAATTAGGAGTAGACGTCCTCCTCTTTCATGGGATGGTCTAATTTACccttttatatattatttaataaaatattttattatttaaaaattatgtttttaattaCAAATCATAGTAAAGATATTTTTAAAtctaaaagttattttattatttaattgtatttattttttttaaatacaattttttaatttttgtatgtAACTTTTAATTTTATCTTTGAAAAAGCTATTATTTGATATAATTTTTATAAATCAATTATtcacatttaatttattttttaacaaattaattgaaaaaaaattgctAGATATATAATGTttactaataatttttttaatatttgtaaCAATGTCACTTGTATAGATTTTTATGATTGGAATAAATTATTAGTTTTAGCAATTGTAATCTTAACCTTTCATTTTAAACAAACTTAGTCACGACCTTTCATTCTCTTCTCAACCCTCGGAACATTCTCTCATTCATTCTCCACCATTGATTTTTTAATTCTGTCTCTATTTTGCTTCtgtattaaaaaaatattgttaaaATAGATAGCATTTTAACAAATTGCTCCATCTATTAATATCACACTAGAGGGAATATACTTTAAAATAAAGAATTCATGGCAACTTCGTTTTATGTTTGGTTAAATCCATTTGAATGCTCTATCAATCCATGTCGATTGATTTAAAATTAGCTTGAGTTtaattgtaaaaaaaatatttcattattttacaTGGTTGGTAAAGGAGTGGATTCTCTCTATCCAAGAATTTAGTTATGTCATTTAGCTATGGACCATCTAACTTAACCCTtggttaataaaatattttaatatttagaattctgatttattttttaataaaagttgAATTGTAATGAAGATGATTTCTTGAGAATTATAGAAAATTtttagttatattttaatttttttaaaaataattaatattgaataatatttattataagAATTATTTATTTATCACAATGTTTATTAAAAatcaactatttaaaaaaaaacattttttttttttatggtggcATTTTATTAAGTGAAAAAAGATAAACATGTATTTGTTTTTCCCTTAGTAGAAGGCTGAAGCCAGAAAGtctattaaatattataaaaaaagtcATTATAGagtttttttaaaaacaaacaaaATAGGGGAGGTCACCTAGACAAAACTCTCATAGCAGATCATAGTATCAGGCAAAAAACATGGCCTATTATGCCtagattatattaaaaaaaaatggtgCAAGCAAAAAATGGAGAACAAGATTTCCTTGCCTCAACTCACATTAGAATCACATTGGTCTTGGATATCTACAAATGGTTGTTGTTGAGACCGTTCAATAGCCTCTGATAGTCACTCCACCTGCTCTAAGATTAGCTCCACCTCATCTTCTTTGGATTGTGGACTCCCTAGACCATCCAAGCATTCATCATATTTGTATTTCCACATCTAAGCTTCATCTTCATTCACATCATCACCTATGGCTCTCTTTGCCCAACCCTTCTCAAAGAGCCCCATTAATCTCTTAAGAAACACCAATCCCCTTTTAATCCAAAATTCTCTTTCCCTAAAACTCTGTTGGTTCCATATAGTGATAATTGGAAGCCTTGGCACCTCCCCCGTTCGAGATTTCACAATAAAATATTGTCCTAGGAGCGAGATTGAGAGTCTTTCATCCACGAACaataaaaatatatccaaatcaCCTAAAAAGTTATCTTTTGAAAATGTGGTGACACAATTTTTTTGCTACCACTTTCCTTTCCCCCATGGATAACATTATGACTAGAAACATTACAAAAATATGTATTTTAACTCAGTATTTATGGTCAACATGGAAAAATTCCAAACCCAAAATAGATTTTACTGCATGCAAAATCAACCTATGTAAGTAATTGAGCACCTCCCCTAGATTGTTTTGAGTTATCTCTCCTAGGAAAGTCATTTGTCATTTACTAGCCAGTAATTGAGCACCTCCCCTATATTGTTTTGAGTTATCTCTCCTAGGAAAGCCATTTGTCATTTACTAGTCACTTGTCTGATTGGAGAATCCATGGAAATAaagagaaaaacttgaaaaaagaagaaaattaggGAGAAATGCTTGCCAAAATGAAAGATAAGCATATAAATGTTAGACTTCCAACAAACTATgtaaaatgaagcccaaactttgCCAGCTTCTTAGGAAAATTCTATTATTAATGCTATCACTAAATCCACACACTGTAGTATCCTATGAAATCCCTGATTTAATCTGCCATATCCAGCTTTTCCTTTAAAAAACaaatctcaatccaaacatcatcGTTGAAGGAGGAAAAATGACAAACTCCAATAAATTTGCATTTATGGAAGTGTGagaaatgtcgtgagttgagtgaCTTTGTCTAATTTTATATGTTAGAATTTATATCATGTCACCATCAATTGTCATCCATCTACCTCCACTCAAactcattcaaaataaaaaaaacataaataattataacattatTACTAATAATTAATAATCAACTTAATAGAAAATAAATACTATAGTAAGAAACTGTAATACTACCAACAATCTAATACAACTCGTCTTCCTCAAACTCCATCATGATTGAAAATAGTTTTTATATTTCATTACCTTAATCCACCCTTCTAAATGATatcatctttcattaaataatattaataatataattaatcaATAGATTGTTTAGTATAGGCATTTCCCATCAAGATTAAGTATTTATTATGACGAATTCATATCATTTTTCAAACAAGAAAAGAATTCGATCACTTTCCTACATTTAGTAAAAATTCTTAAAcattccaattttattttatttctaaatctgacaaaaataaaacattccatTTATGCTTGAAACTAATCATATGAACAAACAACTTTCTATATCCATAAGTCATTTTTGGCATGTAAGATTCTATTTAAACTCACCATGCTAAATTAAAATATTCTCGTATTCCATGTTCgaaaattatttagttattttcCAATCCCAAGAGAATAGTATGGGCTTTAAGTAGTGGTCGAAATTCTACAAGTTAATAGAGGCATTCAAAAGTAAAGAATTCATTTGATGGGTAGAAA contains:
- the LOC131037861 gene encoding putative leucine-rich repeat receptor-like serine/threonine-protein kinase At2g24130, which encodes MAALVMLLPLMLSIFLISALPHSHHHQQRQQDLLLRFKAVVSKNGASLADWTLFQPFCNWTGVICHFDSHSARAINLAQMSLDGTIPPVLGNLSSLRSLDLSGNYLTGTIPPQIGQLRNLWILSLNDNKLKGTISSVLGNLSSLRSLDLSYNNLTGTIPPQLGQLPNLQILLLHRNQLQGAIPPALSACRRLYELALSFNQLHGNIPPELSLLASLKYLYLGTNSLTGTISPTFQNLSALVELDMAVNELYGPIPSSLTNLSKLNGLELLRNRLSGHIPWEIGSKLSNLVYLTLWGNRLSGNIPNTLGNCSSLEILSLDQNQLSGTVPMELGKLKLLTHLHVHSNQLVSDRTNTLAFLTALTNCSHLQEISMANNTFTGILPPSIGQLSSNLNYFDLSYNWISGSIPQQIVNLTNLTYLALSGNLLSGNIPSGIKGFRELERLYLGENKLEGSIPSEIGQMQHLGLLSLRDNQLSGNIPDYLCSSQQLRRLFLQHNNFSGKIPVSFEGCQKLELLDLSHNKLGGRIPSEVIASLENLQFYLNLSWNSLQGPLPREMSKIVMAQAIDLSGNQLTGVIPISLGDCTALERLNLSHNAFVGPIPYTLSKLKNLQEMDLSFNNLSGQIPEAGVFPNRTVALLLVGNPALCGAKKYSLPSCPNQIQEKHSLLKRVILSVIGAIAFVLCFFILVILWRHKFSGKPVRPSSFIFQRLSYLKFSYQDLVSATSGFDESNLLGVGNFGSVYKGILRDGKIIAIKTLNFQNEEAIKSFKIECKLLGRIRHRNLIKIISAFFYPGFKGLVLQFASNGSLEKHLHPHRDDEGFCKLGLSECLNIAIDVGHGMEYLHHDCPLQIVHCDLKPSNVLLDANMTALVTDFGISRLITTNSIDSLSTTTFALKGSIGYIAPEYGLGGNVSTKGDVYSYGILILEMVTRKRPSDDMFVGDMNLPKWVRLAFPDRLADVVDSEVIKDVNENMEDNRCLLSFIHAALLCSSESPRERPSMRDVANALERLKTSLMGGAAASNLTSTISDLLRSTNPTEALASGSQSSTF